A stretch of DNA from Salmo trutta chromosome 12, fSalTru1.1, whole genome shotgun sequence:
GCTGCTTAGACTTGGGGTCTTTGACCGGCTTGGTCCACTCCAGGCTCTCTCCCACCTGCAAGGAAGCGGCCATCTTCTGAGCCATGTCCATTAGCTAAGGaaacaaaatggctgtattaGGAAAAGTAAAGAAATTGAAGAGGgcatttattgttgttgttgatgttattATGCCGACGCGAGAATGTGGTACAATATACTGACCAGACTGTATTACATTAAATGCGTCATATTAACATCAACATCACGTTAATACAACATTGGCAAACGTTTGTCTCTTCCATCAGTAGTTTGAGCTCACaagaggctgctgaagggagaacggctcataTTAATGGCCGgaaacagagcaaatggaatggcatcaaaccatgtatttcataccattccacttattccactccagtcattaccacaagcccgttctccccgattaagatgccaccaacctcctgtgtttgaCCTACACTGTGTGCCATGTCAGACAGAGTATAGAGAGGAAGCTACTGTATTGTACCTCAGGGTCAAACTCAGTGTTGCTGTCCTTCAGTATGTTGACTTTCCTTTCCATCTCCTGGTACTGTTGCAGGGCTCCCTTCTTGTCCCCGTGGTTGTACAGCAAAATGGCAAAGTTCAGGTTGACCAGAGGGTTGGACCTGGGAGGAACAAGGAGCCAGTCAAAACAGATGGACTTGATAAGTCATAGATAGGTAGATCAGTAATCAAAGGTAGAGTCAGCGATGTACAAAGTAAACAGGAATATTGGGTTGATGTCTGCAACAACTAAGAGCATTAAAGTGTGAGGTACTCtgatcacaggaggctgctgaggggaggatggcacATAATAATGTCTAgaacggcgcaaatggaatggcattaaacacctggaaaccatgtgtttgataccattccacagaTTCCGCTCCTCCCCCTCGGCCTGCGGTGCTGCTCGTGGAAACGTATCTCTGAGTCTCATTTGAAATGAATTACATTCAACACAACTTGAACTTCGTGGATTGACTCAGGACATAAGTTCAAACTGTATAGAAGTTAAATTGGGAGGAACATACTGGTCTAAAGCCACAGCTTGTTCATAGGATCTCCTGGCATTGTCCACGTCCTCCAGATTGGTCAGTGCAACTGAAAGAGGAGAGTAGTCAGTTCAGTGGTAACTACAACAACTAAACCTATAAAACCTATAGAAACCTGTAAACATCCATAAACACATAAAACAGATCCCATTACATGAACACTATTCCAGGGTAAATATAAGGGAATGCAATGTGGAACCTTGAACAAAGTATTTAAGGTTGCACGTTACATAGTACTCATAATGCCCTAGGCACAGATTTAGCCTGGTCTTGGACTTAAAGGACTAGGCTGGATCTGTATCTGGGGAAAGTGGCACATAAAGCCAATCCAGATGGGAGCAGGCCGGGTCAGGGTAGTGTGACCTGCTAGTAGAATGTAGACTTCTCCCAGGCCAGGCTAGTGTTACCTGCTAGTAGAATGTAGAGTTCTCCCAGGCCAGGCTAGCATTACCTGCTTGTAGCATGTTGAGTTCTCCCAGGCCAGGCTAGTGTGACCTGCTAGTAGCATGTAGAGTTCTCCCAGGCCAGGCTAGTGTTACCTGCTAGTAGGATGTAGAGTTCTCCCAGGCCAGGCTAGTGTTACCTGCTAGTAGAATGTAGACTTCTCCCAGGCCAGGCTAGTGTGACCTGCTAGTAGAATGTAGAGTTCTCCCAGGCCAGGCTAGTGTTACCTGCTAGTAGAATGTAGAGTTCTCCCAGGCCAGGCTAGTGTTACCTGCTAGTAGAATGTAGACTTCTCCCAGGCCAGGCTAGTGTTACCTGCTAGTAGAATGTAGACTTCTCCCAGGCCAGGCTAGTGTTACCTGCTAGTAGGATGTAGAGTTCTCCCAGGCCAGGCTAGCATTACTTGCTTGTAGCATGTAGAGTTCTCCCAGGCCAGGCTAGTGTGACTTGCTAGTAGAATGTAGAGTTCTCCCAGGCCAGGCTAGTGTGACCTGCTAGTAGAATGTAGAGTTCTCCCAGGCCAGGCTAGTGTGACTTGCTAGTAGAATGTAGAGTTCTCCCAGGCCAGGCTAGTGTTACCTGCTAGTAGAATGTAGAGTTCTCCCAGGCCAGGGTTACCTGCTAGTAGCATGTAGATTTCTCCCAGGCCAGGGTTACCTGCTAGTAGCATGTAGATTTCTCCCAGGCCAGGGTTACCTGCTAGTAGCATGTAGATTTCTCCCAGGTCAGGCTAGTGTTACCTGCTAGTAGCATGTAGAGTTCTCCCAGGTCAGGCTAGTGTTATCTGCTAGTAGCATGTAGAGTTCTCCCAGTTCAGGCTAATGTTACCTGCTAGTAGCATGTAGAGTTCTCCCAGGCCAGGCTAATGTTACCTGCTAGTAGCATGTAGACTAGTGTTACCTGCTAGTAGCATGTAGAGTTCTCCCAGGCCAGGCTAGTGTTACCTGCTAGTAGCATGTAGAGTTCTCCCAGGCCAGGCTAGTGTTACCTGCTAGTAGCATGTAGAGTTCTCCCAGGCCAGGCTAATGTTACCTGCTAGTAGCATGTAGACTGGTGTTACCTGCTAGTAGCATGTAGAGTTCTCCCAGGTCAGGCTAATGTTACCTGCTAGTAGCATGTAGAGTTCTCCCAGGCCAGGCTAATGTTACCTGCTAGTAGCATGTAGACTAGTGTTACCTGCTAGTAGCATGTAGAGTTCTCCCAGGCCAGACTAGTGTTACCTGCTAGTAGCATGTAGACTTCTCCCAGGCCAGGCTAGTGTTACCTGCTAGTAGCATGTAGAGTTCTCCCAGGCGGGGCTGCAGGTTGGTGGCAGCGCTGAGGAAGTGGAAGGCAGAGGCATACTGCTGCATGGTGAGGTGCACCAGGCCCAGGTTGTACAGCACCTTCCAGTCAAACGGAGACAGGTAGTGGGCCCGCTTCAGACAGCTGATGGCCTGGTTCACACAGAAAGGACACAGGAAAGGAGAGGGGTTTAACATGGCTagacaacaaaacaacaactgtCCTTAAAATGGCATTtgaggtactgtagtactgtagtcttAGTATGCCCCCTTTGATGCCATGGAAAGATATGACATCTGTCATATTTGATCTATCATATGACATACATCTGTCCTTGACACCattttatatgtacagtacattaaatatttacatttcagtcatttagcagacgctcttatccagagcgacttacagtagtgaatgcatacatttcataatttttattctccgtactggtcccccgtgggaatcgaacccacaaccctggcgttgcaaacaccatgctctaccaactgagccacatgggaccataTGAGAATACTCACTGCTACATATTTCTTCTTGCCAAAGAAGCACATGCCGATGTTGTTCCAGAGCGGGGGGCTCTCGGGGACCATGCACGCTGCCACGCGGTACTTGTTCATGGCCACATCAAAGTCCCCATGGGTCTGCATCATACTGCCTGCTGCCAGGATGGCCTAGTAGGGACACATACCTGACATATTGTACATCAGGGACCaccaactagattcagctgcaggGATCACCAACTAGAATCAGCTGCAGGGATCACCAACTAGAATCAGCTGCAGGGATCaccaactagattcagctgcaggGATCAccaactacagtaccagtcaaaagtttggacacacctactcattcaagggtttttctttatttttacgattttctacattgtagaataatagtgaagacatcaacactatgaaataacacatatggaatcatgtagtaaccaaaaaagtgttaacctgttggggatagggggcagtatttgcacggccggataaaaaaacgtacccgatttaatctggttactactcctgcccagtaacgagaatatgcatataattgtttgatttggatagaaaacaccctaacgtttctaaaactgtttgaatggtgtctgtgagtataacagaactcataaggcaggccaaaacctgagaagattccaaacaggaagcgccctctctgaccatttcttggccttctttgtcatctctatccaaaacaaaggatctctgctgtaacgtgacattttctacagctcccataggctctcagaaggcgccagaacgttgaatcatgactctgcagttactggctgaaaaacagtagcgcatttggtaagtggtcgatctgagaacaatgagacgggcgcacgCATGCACGGgacgactccattttcaactttgagtctttgaacgaaaacagggtttcccggtcggaatattatcgctattttacgagagaaatcgcataaaattgattttaaacagcgtttgacatgcttcgaagtacggtaatg
This window harbors:
- the LOC115203509 gene encoding Bardet-Biedl syndrome 4 protein isoform X4 yields the protein MTLGKVHLLAGDTNKAIEVYKSAVEFSPENAELLTTLGLLYLQLGKYQKAFEHLGNALTYDPNNYKAILAAGSMMQTHGDFDVAMNKYRVAACMVPESPPLWNNIGMCFFGKKKYVAAISCLKRAHYLSPFDWKVLYNLGLVHLTMQQYASAFHFLSAATNLQPRLGELYMLLAVALTNLEDVDNARRSYEQAVALDQSNPLVNLNFAILLYNHGDKKGALQQYQEMERKVNILKDSNTEFDPELMDMAQKMAASLQVGESLEWTKPVKDPKSKQRSAGAPSKTPGSSQQPLGTNQALEQAMSSAAGYNKSITLPTGVSPHSQPTPPSLALEEEPDVETTPTRAPQPEESDPSTTLPPLAAKPKVKKSKLMQELN